A window of Actinomadura rubteroloni contains these coding sequences:
- a CDS encoding AtpZ/AtpI family protein, producing MSEEERTPGPESDPDSEHRSFANAAWSVPSYTLSGMAVYGGIGWLLDRWLGTSALFPIGILVGLALALYLVYLRYGR from the coding sequence ATGAGCGAGGAGGAGCGCACGCCAGGTCCGGAGTCCGACCCGGACTCGGAACACCGGAGCTTCGCCAACGCCGCCTGGTCCGTGCCCAGCTACACGCTGAGCGGCATGGCCGTCTACGGCGGGATCGGCTGGCTCCTGGACCGCTGGCTGGGCACCTCGGCACTGTTCCCCATCGGAATCCTGGTGGGCCTCGCTCTAGCGCTCTACCTGGTC
- a CDS encoding glycosyltransferase family 4 protein: MREYLLTILVAALVAYLLTPAVRRFAVWFGAQAAPRDRDVHVIPTPRLGGLAMFGGMAAALVVATGLPEMRKVLAGGDVNVGKALLLSGGLIVLVGIADDRWGVDPLTKFAGQVAAAGIFIMQGIQLYVIPLPNGESLSLPPTYGVPLTVLIVVATINAVNFIDGLDGLAAGTVGIAATALFFYAYLLTKTNGLTTLTGATLTAAVLVGMCAGFLPHNFNPARIFMGDTGSMLIGLLLSASTILLTGQFDPAILGSYPLFPLWVPLLLVPAVAAVPFLDMLLAVWRRTNDGRSPFSPDKRHLHHRLLELGHSHRRAVLIMYFWVGLLAAGLVALALTNQQAIVISITAVVAVAGVVLMLGMPRRAARRAAAREAAGPSERPRESV, encoded by the coding sequence GTGCGCGAGTACCTGCTCACGATCCTCGTGGCCGCGCTCGTCGCCTACCTGCTCACCCCCGCCGTGCGCCGGTTCGCGGTCTGGTTCGGCGCGCAGGCCGCCCCGCGCGACCGCGACGTCCACGTCATCCCGACGCCCCGGCTCGGCGGCCTCGCGATGTTCGGCGGCATGGCGGCGGCGCTGGTCGTCGCGACCGGCCTGCCGGAGATGCGCAAGGTGCTCGCGGGCGGGGACGTCAACGTCGGCAAGGCGCTGCTGCTGTCGGGCGGGCTGATCGTCCTCGTGGGCATCGCCGACGACCGCTGGGGCGTGGACCCGCTGACGAAGTTCGCGGGGCAGGTCGCCGCCGCCGGGATCTTCATCATGCAGGGCATCCAGCTCTACGTGATCCCGCTGCCGAACGGTGAGTCGCTGTCGCTGCCGCCGACCTACGGCGTCCCGCTGACGGTCCTGATCGTCGTCGCGACGATCAACGCGGTGAACTTCATCGACGGCCTGGACGGACTCGCCGCGGGCACGGTCGGCATCGCTGCGACGGCCCTGTTCTTCTACGCGTACCTGCTCACCAAGACCAACGGGCTGACGACCCTGACCGGCGCGACGCTCACCGCCGCCGTCCTCGTCGGAATGTGCGCCGGATTCCTTCCGCACAACTTCAACCCGGCGCGCATCTTCATGGGCGACACGGGCTCGATGCTGATCGGGCTGCTGCTGAGCGCGTCCACGATCCTGCTCACCGGGCAGTTCGATCCGGCGATCCTCGGCTCCTACCCGCTTTTCCCGCTCTGGGTCCCTTTGCTGCTGGTCCCGGCGGTCGCGGCCGTTCCGTTCCTGGACATGCTGCTCGCCGTGTGGCGCCGCACCAATGACGGCCGCTCGCCTTTCTCACCCGATAAGCGGCACCTGCACCACCGCCTTCTCGAACTCGGCCATTCGCACCGCCGCGCCGTTCTCATCATGTATTTCTGGGTCGGCCTGCTGGCCGCCGGACTGGTCGCGCTCGCCCTCACCAACCAGCAGGCGATCGTGATCTCGATCACCGCCGTGGTGGCCGTCGCGGGCGTCGTGCTCATGCTCGGGATGCCGCGCCGCGCCGCCCGCCGGGCCGCCGCGCGGGAGGCGGCGGGGCCGTCCGAGCGTCCGCGCGAGTCCGTCTGA